One genomic region from Argentina anserina chromosome 2, drPotAnse1.1, whole genome shotgun sequence encodes:
- the LOC126783422 gene encoding GATA transcription factor 12: protein MEAPEYFQNSFCKANNGAGAGGDNFMVEDLLDFSNDDAVITDGVAVAAASVAFDNVTGNSTDSSTLTVIDSSCNSSLSGCEPANFAADFGGRSLNEVPFSSDLCVPYDDLAELEWQLTSFSEESFSSEDLQKLQLISGMKARPDEAASETRHFQPDPNNNHSNSNHTNPIFNSDVSVPAKARSKRSRAAPGNWTSRLLLLSPTESSPESSDVVLSETPLPPPAASSVGKKALKTAPKKKNENSDGGSAPGDGRKCLHCATDKTPQWRTGPMGPKTLCNACGVRYKSGRLVPEYRPAASPTFVLTKHSNSHRKVMELRRQKEMVKAQQHYIHHPPPQHHHHHNPNMLFDVNGGDYLIHQHVGPDFRQLI from the exons ATGGAGGCACCCGAATATTTTCAGAACAGCTTCTGCAAGGCCAACAATGGCGCCGGTGCAGGGGGCGACAATTTCATGGTCGAGGACCTTCTCGACTTTTCTAACGACGACGCTGTCATTACCGACGGTGTTGCTGTTGCTGCTGCTTCTGTTGCTTTTGATAACGTCACCGGAAACTCCACGGACTCCTCCACGCTTACCGTCATCGACAGCAGCTGTAATTCTTCTTTATCCGGCTGCGAGCCCGCCAATTTCGCCGCTGATTTCGGAGGCCGGAGTCTCAACGAGGTCCCCTTCTCCAGTGACCTCTGCGTTCCG TACGACGATTTAGCTGAGCTCGAATGGCAGCTCACGAGTTTCTCGGAGGAGTCGTTTTCCAGCGAGGACCTCCAGAAGCTGCAGCTGATATCCGGCATGAAAGCCCGACCCGACGAGGCCGCCTCCGAGACCCGCCACTTCCAGCCCGACCCAAACAACAACCATAGCAACAGCAACCACACCAACCCGATATTCAACTCCGATGTTTCAGTACCCGCCAAGGCCCGCAGCAAACGCTCACGCGCCGCACCGGGCAACTGGACTTcccgcctcctcctcctctccccCACAGAATCCTCTCCGGAGTCTTCCGACGTTGTACTTTCCGAAACTCCGCTGCCGCCTCCGGCGGCCTCGAGTGTCGGCAAGAAGGCACTAAAGACCGcgccgaagaagaagaatgagaaTTCGGACGGCGGCTCTGCGCCTGGTGACGGTCGAAAGTGTCTGCATTGTGCTACGGATAAAACTCCGCAGTGGCGTACCGGGCCTATGGGCCCGAAAACGCTGTGCAACGCTTGCGGAGTTAGGTATAAGTCGGGCCGGCTCGTGCCTGAGTACAGACCGGCAGCCAGCCCGACTTTTGTGCTAACAAAGCACTCGAACTCGCACCGCAAGGTGATGGAGCTGCGGCGGCAGAAGGAGATGGTGAAAGCTCAGCAACACTATATACATCACCCGCCGCCAcagcaccaccaccaccataaTCCCAACATGCTCTTCGACGTTAACGGCGGTGATTACTTGATTCACCAACACGTGGGGCCGGATTTCAGGCAGCTGATCTAG
- the LOC126783633 gene encoding protein NONRESPONDING TO OXYLIPINS 2, mitochondrial isoform X2 — protein sequence MACRCRSFSRSAFSFLKSTVNKPPLNSRPISSLPSTPSLSRSAPPQLGSLQSLLPFHTAVSSARMTSCLGIDTRSSRSLSQELGLSVPR from the exons ATGGCTTGTCGCTGCAGATCGTTCTCAAGATCCGCCTTCTCTTTTCTCAAATCCACAGTCAACAAACCACCTCTCAACTCCAGACCCATCTCCTCTCTCCCATCCACCCCATCACTCTCAAG GTCTGCTCCTCCTCAGTTGGGTAGTCTTCAGTCTCTGCTTCCATTCCACACGGCGGTTTCTTCAGCTCGGATGACGTCATGCCTCGGCATTGACACGAGGAGCTCGAGGTCGTTGTCTCAGG AGCTGGGTCTCAGTGTGCCGCGATAA
- the LOC126783633 gene encoding protein NONRESPONDING TO OXYLIPINS 2, mitochondrial isoform X1, which translates to MACRCRSFSRSAFSFLKSTVNKPPLNSRPISSLPSTPSLSRSAPPQLGSLQSLLPFHTAVSSARMTSCLGIDTRSSRSLSQGTLGANPGV; encoded by the exons ATGGCTTGTCGCTGCAGATCGTTCTCAAGATCCGCCTTCTCTTTTCTCAAATCCACAGTCAACAAACCACCTCTCAACTCCAGACCCATCTCCTCTCTCCCATCCACCCCATCACTCTCAAG GTCTGCTCCTCCTCAGTTGGGTAGTCTTCAGTCTCTGCTTCCATTCCACACGGCGGTTTCTTCAGCTCGGATGACGTCATGCCTCGGCATTGACACGAGGAGCTCGAGGTCGTTGTCTCAGGGTACGCTCGGTGCAAACCCAGGAGTTTGA
- the LOC126784306 gene encoding uncharacterized protein LOC126784306: protein MDMSPIYFGSSELQAQKKYISGFSSTSSSTEKPVFFSEKVTLCRPLNNTNVWSLRISSQNPRKQQQTEQREWLNLSFKPENFLPGVVIGFILGLLLDLSQPGKGSLRIKKKNFSEGNPQQRSLVSTNGDEELKMVLVVRRDLKMTTGKIASQCAHAATGMYAELSQSHRSLLRQWEQNGQPKIAVTCKNQQEMNKLKEAAEDIGLPTFVVADAGRTQIASGSKTVLAVGPGPKELVDSVTGKQGLL, encoded by the exons ATGGACATGAGCCCAATATATTTTGGGTCCAGTGAGTTACAGGcccaaaagaaatatatatctGGTTTTAGCTCTACCTCATCTTCAACAGAAAAACCAGTCTTCTTCTCTGAGAAAGTTACACTCTGTAGACCACTGAACAATACTAATGTTTGGTCATTGAGAATTTCTTCCCAGAATCCAAGAAAG CAGCAGCAAACGGAACAGAGAGAATGGTTGAACTTGAGTTTTAAGCCGGAGAATTTCCTTCCGGGAGTTGTCATTGGCTTCATTCTTGGGCTGTTGTTGGATTTGTCACAGCCTGGCAAGGGCTCTTTAAggataaagaagaaaaatttctCAGAGGGTAATCCCCAACAGAGAAGTTTGGTCTCGACCAATGGTGATGAAGAGCTTAAAATG GTTCTGGTAGTTAGACGAGACCTGAAGATGACAACTGGAAAAATCGCATCTCAGTGTGCTC ATGCTGCCACTGGCATGTATGCAGAACTGAGTCAAAG CCATAGGTCACTTTTGAGACAATGGGAGCAAAATGGGCAACCCAAAATAGCGGTTACATGCAAGAATCAACAAGAAAT GAATAAGCTGAAAGAAGCAGCTGAGGATATTGGCCTTCCAACATTTGTTGTCGCTGATGCAGGGCGAACACAA ATTGCGAGTGGGTCAAAGACAGTTCTTGCCGTTGGACCTG GACCAAAAGAATTGGTAGATTCAGTGACAGGGAAACAGGGCCTTCTCTGA
- the LOC126784307 gene encoding uncharacterized protein LOC126784307, translating to MPRASRFKPFNDRVRRALSQHIRLLHRSGATFFILGDTGNVYTATISTHPKCSCPDLVTPCKHLLFVYLQVLGYSEDDRSLRDGTFSQWEVQSMLAQDTLPESLARESARKWFRQLYGKQRQQGPSSSSSRPKVVIEEGTCCPVCLDEMGKQDKVVACGTCRNLIHEECFLKWKRSARKKPAHCVMCRAMWGSIEQEQEKCLNLAAYASTSEELEEEEEEDDDSED from the coding sequence ATGCCGCGGGCCAGCCGCTTCAAACCCTTCAATGACAGGGTGAGGCGGGCTCTCAGCCAGCACATTCGCCTCCTGCACCGCTCCGGCGCCACCTTCTTCATCTTGGGCGACACTGGAAATGTCTACACTGCCACCATATCCACCCACCCTAAATGCAGCTGCCCTGACCTTGTGACACCCTGCAAGCATTTGCTGTTTGTGTATCTCCAAGTGTTGGGGTATTCGGAGGATGACAGGTCTCTGAGGGACGGCACATTCTCGCAGTGGGAGGTGCAGAGCATGCTGGCGCAAGACACTCTGCCTGAGTCGCTGGCGAGGGAGAGCGCAAGGAAATGGTTTCGTCAGCTGTATGGCAAGCAGAGGCAGCAGGGGCCTTCTTCGTCGTCGTCGAGGCCAAAGGTGGTGATTGAAGAGGGTACTTGCTGCCCTGTTTGTTTGGATGAAATGGGGAAGCAAGACAAAGTGGTGGCTTGTGGGACGTGTAGAAACCTGATTCATGAGGAATGCTTCTTGAAGTGGAAGAGGAGCGCGAGGAAGAAGCCGGCGCATTGTGTGATGTGCAGGGCGATGTGGGGTTCGATTGAGCAAGAGCAGGAGAAGTGCTTGAACTTGGCTGCTTACGCTAGCACTAGCGAGGagttggaggaggaggaggaggaggatgatgATTCCGAAGACTAG